A genome region from Scomber japonicus isolate fScoJap1 chromosome 15, fScoJap1.pri, whole genome shotgun sequence includes the following:
- the dbpa gene encoding D site albumin promoter binding protein a — MSRPLTQLLPPDLPAGATSPQFGASNPTGSGPQGGHLTSMTNLKSLLQLPIKADQRGTKDCCEMKDKDKPLDSDEDSMSVSAGGPGGPGGAPNSNGLRPNSQSAFLGPLLWERTLPCDGGLFQLQYMDLEEFLTENGMGMHSNGPSSTSAQIPSQSSQSAVPNQSSQCPPSSPPPCSSSASSMSSSSSSSSLLGLETVQPQPQPQPQQQQQGMVGGPECLHGGQVVPQDPSPSTTCPPGPAGPPAVANGNSDIQVNFDPDPADLALSSVPGQEAFDPRRHRFSDEELKPQPMIKKARKMLVPNEQKDEKYWSRRVKNNEAAKRSRDARRLKENQISVRAAFLERENAALRLEVADMRKELGRCRNIINKYENRHGDL; from the exons ATGTCAAGGCCTCTCACTCAGCTCTTGCCGCCGGATCTTCCTGCCGGGGCCACCAGCCCCCAGTTTGGGGCCAGCAACCCGACTGGAAGTGGCCCCCAGGGTGGCCACCTGACCTCCATGACCAACCTCAAGTCGTTACTTCAGCTGCCAATCAAAGCCGACCAGAGAGGCACCAAGGACTGCTGTGAGATGAAAG ACAAAGACAAGCCCCTGGACTCCGACGAAGACTCCATGAGTGTCAGTGCCGGGGGGCCCGGCGGGCCGGGAGGAGCACCAAACTCCAACGGGCTGCGACCCAACTCCCAGTCAGCTTTCCTGGGGCCGCTGCTGTGGGAGAGGACCCTGCCATGTGACGGAGGCCTGTTTCAGTTGCAGTACATGGACCTGGAGGAGTTCCTGACCGAGAACGGGATGGGAATGCACAGTAACGGGCCCAGCTCCACCAGCGCCCAGATCCCCTCTCAG AGCTCCCAGTCAGCGGTGCCCAACCAGAGCTCCCAgtgtcctccctcctctcctccgccatgttcttcctctgcctcctccatgtcctcttcatcctcctcttcctcgctgCTGGGACTGGAGACCGTCCAGCCACAGCCGCAACCTCAgccacagcagcaacagcaaggCATGGTTGGAGGACCTGAGTGTCTACACG GCGGTCAGGTGGTTCCTCAGGACCCATCACCTTCTACTACCTGCCCTCCCGGACCCGCGGGACCTCCAGCGGTTGCTAACGGCAACAGCGACATCCAGGTGAACTTTGACCCGGACCCGGCGGACCTGGCGTTGTCCAGCGTGCCGGGCCAGGAGGCGTTCGACCCGCGGCGGCACCGCTTCAGCGACGAGGAGCTGAAACCGCAGCCGATGATCAAGAAAGCCAGAAAGATGTTGGTGCCCAACGAGCAGAAG GACGAGAAGTACTGGAGCCGACGCGTCAAGAACAACGAGGCGGCCAAACGCTCGCGGGACGCCCGGCGGCTGAAGGAGAACCAGATCTCGGTCCGCGCCGCCTTCCTGGAGCGAGAGAACGCCGCCCTTCGCCTGGAAGTCGCCGACATGAGGAAAGAGCTCGGCCGCTGCAGGAACATCATCAACAAGTACGAGAACCGGCACGGAGACTTGTGA